From Paenibacillus polymyxa, the proteins below share one genomic window:
- a CDS encoding S-layer homology domain-containing protein: MRKIKSFCLSYLAVIVLFGTWTWSFSESAVYATSPPAPSVTDAVYATETTVTSWTNPSKQGQSVTFSIKTISTPQITKDLTGTVVLMDGTDILDTLTMRPNGIANGYATATYTTSNLSVGSHPITAIYSGDARFIPSTSEPYIQVVNASAPAPTPSLRPTVTTVLSSTNPSSQGQEVRFSVRTTSNPQTSGDLTGTVILMDGTNVLDTLTMEPVGISNGYANGYYTTRDLSVGSHAITAIYSGDARFAPSTSEAYIQVVNGNASTGGTENTGGTGDTSNNDSSSSNKKDKKDNTDSSDSSSSSETTTPSSPSVSSTVLPTPEIMPVEQSEVAHEKYITGYQDGTFRPDQSITRAETAAMMARIMKLETKEGSTTYKDVPSTYWAKDSIIALTTQHLMNGYADGTFRPEQPITRAEMAAILASWKQLKGTQTAASPYTDIEKHWARDSIVALANAGWITGYNDGSFQPNKYITRVETVTILNTILKRGPLEGTIQATWKDVPTDYWAFKNIEEASRTHTSTINTDGIETFVK, from the coding sequence ATGCGTAAAATCAAGTCTTTTTGTTTATCTTATCTTGCTGTTATCGTTTTATTTGGAACCTGGACATGGAGTTTTTCCGAGAGTGCAGTGTATGCAACCTCCCCACCAGCACCTAGTGTAACGGATGCTGTGTATGCTACTGAAACCACGGTAACGAGTTGGACAAACCCTTCTAAACAAGGCCAATCCGTAACGTTTAGCATCAAAACCATCTCAACTCCACAAATTACGAAGGATTTAACCGGCACGGTGGTCCTTATGGATGGTACGGATATATTAGATACGCTGACGATGAGGCCAAATGGCATTGCGAATGGATATGCCACTGCCACTTACACCACAAGTAATTTAAGTGTGGGAAGTCACCCGATTACGGCTATATATAGTGGGGATGCTCGTTTTATTCCCAGTACATCTGAGCCATACATTCAGGTCGTAAATGCATCTGCACCTGCGCCTACACCTTCACTGAGACCTACAGTAACTACAGTATTGAGTTCGACGAATCCGTCTAGTCAAGGTCAAGAAGTAAGGTTTAGCGTGAGGACAACTTCAAACCCACAAACGTCGGGCGATTTAACTGGAACGGTCATTCTTATGGACGGCACGAATGTATTAGATACGCTGACGATGGAGCCGGTGGGCATTTCGAACGGCTATGCCAATGGGTACTACACTACAAGAGACTTAAGTGTGGGAAGCCACGCGATCACTGCTATATACAGCGGGGATGCTCGATTTGCCCCGAGTACATCTGAAGCGTATATACAGGTTGTAAATGGAAATGCAAGCACTGGTGGTACTGAAAACACTGGCGGAACTGGTGATACTAGCAATAACGACAGCAGCAGTAGCAATAAAAAAGATAAGAAGGATAACACGGATAGCAGTGATTCATCTTCTTCCAGTGAAACAACCACACCTTCATCACCATCGGTTTCTTCAACGGTTTTACCGACTCCAGAAATCATGCCAGTAGAGCAATCCGAGGTTGCGCATGAAAAATATATAACGGGTTATCAGGATGGTACTTTCCGACCGGACCAGTCGATTACACGGGCTGAAACCGCTGCAATGATGGCTAGGATTATGAAGTTGGAGACAAAAGAAGGCTCAACGACATACAAAGATGTACCTAGCACGTATTGGGCAAAGGATTCGATTATAGCACTTACGACACAGCACCTCATGAATGGGTATGCAGATGGAACATTTCGACCAGAGCAACCCATTACCCGTGCAGAAATGGCAGCAATACTCGCATCCTGGAAGCAGCTTAAAGGAACACAAACCGCAGCTTCTCCTTATACCGATATCGAAAAACATTGGGCAAGAGATTCCATTGTAGCGTTAGCTAATGCAGGATGGATTACCGGCTATAATGATGGAAGCTTCCAACCCAATAAATATATAACACGCGTAGAAACCGTTACAATTTTGAACACAATCTTAAAACGAGGACCCCTGGAAGGAACCATTCAGGCTACATGGAAGGATGTACCAACAGATTACTGGGCATTCAAAAATATTGAAGAAGCGTCTCGTACCCATACTTCAACCATCAATACAGATGGCATTGAAACTTTCGTGAAATAA
- a CDS encoding methyl-accepting chemotaxis protein produces the protein MKTKIGSIMKVRSLRAKLTIMCLIILIVPTFVIGSSSYVVSKNEMNESGKVALKNSVQMVIGMISFLNGQVEAGNLTLEEAQEKLRIELLGVKDANNKRPVKIKYTVGKTGYPWAVNQDAVSVMNPSNEGQDLINAVSEDGVHVGKEFVKAGTNGGGFVTYKWALPGTDQVETKISYVEKDPYWGWIIGSGAYFNEFNSGATKVLYIVLIITAVAVILGAVIVSFVSGRFTKPIITIAKRLNSVADGDLTVQEVKMNSKDEIGELAQDFNHMIKNIRFLIGEVNLSTKQVAASSKELTLGAEHTGQATEHITVAIQESAAGAKEQQLMLQKTTSSLEEISIGMQRITDSSLTIAESSADAMEMASLGGTAVQHTVKQMDLINHSVNETDAVMRMLDERTQQIDTMLHAITDIAQQTNLLALNASIEAARAGEEGRGFSVVASEVRKLAEQSNQSSGQISELIQNMRKDMEHSLQTMERVKQDVDSGIKIANETEQQFNKIVASTNHIAQQTEELASITEQITASVQEISASGENVSSLALQAADNSQNIAASAEEQLASMQQITSLATTLSDMSQKLQDLTVKFKY, from the coding sequence GTGAAAACAAAGATAGGATCAATCATGAAGGTGAGATCGTTAAGGGCGAAGTTAACCATAATGTGCTTGATTATTTTAATTGTACCTACTTTTGTGATTGGAAGCAGTTCTTATGTTGTTTCTAAGAATGAAATGAATGAATCAGGCAAAGTGGCACTTAAGAATAGTGTGCAAATGGTAATTGGTATGATTAGTTTCCTCAATGGGCAAGTCGAAGCCGGTAATTTAACATTGGAGGAAGCACAGGAAAAACTGCGCATCGAACTGCTCGGTGTAAAAGATGCTAATAACAAAAGACCGGTAAAGATTAAATATACTGTAGGTAAAACAGGTTATCCGTGGGCAGTCAACCAAGATGCCGTTTCAGTGATGAACCCTTCAAATGAAGGCCAGGATTTAATAAATGCCGTATCCGAAGACGGTGTGCATGTGGGAAAAGAGTTTGTAAAAGCCGGTACAAACGGCGGGGGATTCGTCACTTATAAATGGGCTTTACCTGGTACAGATCAAGTAGAGACGAAAATCTCGTACGTTGAAAAGGATCCTTATTGGGGGTGGATCATCGGTTCTGGAGCATATTTTAACGAATTTAACAGCGGAGCGACCAAAGTCCTTTATATTGTCCTGATTATTACGGCTGTTGCGGTTATTCTGGGAGCAGTTATCGTAAGCTTTGTTTCGGGACGTTTTACGAAACCTATTATCACGATTGCAAAGCGGCTTAACTCAGTTGCGGACGGTGATTTAACAGTCCAAGAAGTCAAAATGAATTCAAAAGATGAGATCGGTGAGCTTGCACAGGACTTCAATCATATGATTAAAAATATTCGATTTCTGATCGGTGAGGTAAACCTGTCCACAAAGCAGGTCGCTGCTTCCTCGAAAGAATTGACCCTTGGAGCAGAGCACACTGGACAGGCAACCGAGCATATCACCGTCGCAATTCAGGAATCGGCGGCCGGTGCGAAGGAGCAGCAACTGATGCTTCAGAAGACAACCAGCTCGCTTGAGGAAATTTCAATAGGTATGCAACGGATCACGGATAGCTCCTTGACTATTGCTGAATCGTCTGCAGACGCGATGGAAATGGCGAGCCTTGGCGGTACTGCTGTACAACATACAGTGAAGCAAATGGACTTGATTAACCATTCTGTCAATGAAACCGATGCGGTTATGAGAATGTTGGATGAACGCACTCAACAGATCGACACGATGCTACATGCCATTACGGATATCGCACAGCAGACCAATCTGCTTGCCTTAAATGCTTCGATTGAGGCTGCCCGTGCAGGCGAAGAAGGCCGCGGTTTCTCCGTAGTTGCTTCAGAGGTAAGAAAACTGGCCGAACAATCGAATCAGTCTTCCGGGCAGATTTCTGAGTTGATTCAGAATATGCGCAAAGATATGGAGCATTCGCTTCAGACCATGGAACGCGTAAAACAGGATGTCGACTCCGGCATTAAAATTGCCAATGAGACGGAGCAGCAGTTTAATAAAATTGTGGCGTCCACCAATCATATCGCACAGCAAACGGAAGAGCTTGCAAGCATCACGGAGCAAATAACCGCAAGTGTCCAGGAAATTTCAGCAAGTGGAGAAAACGTATCGAGTCTGGCGCTCCAAGCGGCGGACAACTCGCAGAATATTGCAGCGTCTGCAGAAGAACAGCTAGCTTCGATGCAGCAGATCACCAGCCTGGCAACGACCTTGTCGGATATGTCACAGAAATTACAGGATCTAACGGTCAAATTTAAATACTAA